The genomic segment TTACACAGGACATATTTGTTTAGAAATGAAGCAGGGTTGTCTGTAATGGAATGGTCTGCCAAATCCCACCGACCTTAAATCAATATAGCTGCTCTGTATGGAGTTGGACCAAAAGGTTTtatactctcagaaaataaagtacattattgtacctttaggggtacaatggcttggcaCTGGGGCAGCACCCTCTcaggtacttatttgtatcctTTATATACTGCTCGGAAACATATATGTACACATTTGTCCATAAAAAGTTACCcaaagttaccttgaggtctagtaatgagccctagggggtacattagtgtagagtgtaccttgggggacagaaacgaattcctactgtacccctatttcagaCAGTGTAGTGACGTTTTAGAGATCAGCTCCAAAAACCTTGCAGGGCGTCTCCTGCAATAGACACAACAGTGTGTTTATTAGGAATACCTGGAAACACTGTTTTTATGGAGAAAGTCTGTGTAGCAGTTAAGACATTTTTTAATGAATATAtagtttcattattttttaaagtagctttcagaaatgtttacaTGTGAGATGTACTTTAATTTTCTTCAGAATAAGCATGGTCAGTCATTAAAATGTTATATGTTAATCTGCTAACAAAAATATTTGAGAAAGCGAAGTGTCCCCAAACTTTTGATGGGTAGCGTATAGCCAATGAAACATGCTTTTATTACAGTATCATAACAGGGATCACTGTGGAAATGTGCCATGGGTACAGATTTAGCATTATGTTTCCACAAGTGCAGACTACTGAAATATATACATAAGGTTTAACATGTGTGTAGAGGAACATGGTTCACCTGAAGTCACTGTAATTAAACAAATATTAGACTCATGTTGTTTGTTTAGAATGCAAACAGAATATAAAGAATACTTTACGGATTATTAGAGTAAAATAACAATTGTGCACGTTGTCTTCACAGAAAATAACATGTTCTCAAGTATTGAGTAATTAACAAATGGTTTTAAGATAAGGTATAGGGTATGCAGCTTGTCATGCACCCTGCTGAGTTAGCAAAGCTAATGCATTCCTGAATGCCAGATTTCTACCTGTGCTTTAAAGAGGTAAAATACACTGCATACAATCACTTCTCTATCTGCCAAATAGCAATAAATATATTCAGCATTAGCTCTTATGTCTCCACTGTTACGTATTTtatgtatacagtatatacaggtAACTACCAGAGAAATACCCGAAGGCACTTATACACTTCAGGTAATAATTCTGAATTAATCCAGTTAAAACATACTAAAGTATTTCAGTGTATGTTTTTCATGTAAGGCACAGTAAGCACAAGATAATAGCCAATATATCAAATAAATTGTTAGAAATGTTTTAAAAGTATTTAAATGTACATCTATGGGAAGTCCATTTGAAGTGTTAAGATAGTGACGTTAACTTATGTGTACCAGTAGatacaaaaaagagaaagacaTTATCCAAGGCTTATAGACATTTATGTTTGAATATGTACCCAAGAACCCAATTTTGGGGCTTTAAAATAAGAGGGCAACTAACGTTTAACAAAAACATAATACAATTAatgtaataaacaaacaaaaatataatatATCAAACAGGTCCAGAGGTCTTGCTCACGGCAGAAGACTTGTCCGTCCATTCTCTTGGTGTTATTTCTTCAGTGGGGTCAACTTGGGGGAAAACGACAAAAAACACTCTCTGACCCAGATACGTGGCCCATTCTGTGGCAACACAACATACGATCatttgcataaaattaaaacatcAGTATAGTTttcattacaaattatattaTCAGTAATGTGAGTAAAAAGtacaaacccaattccaaaaaagtcgggacactgtgtaagctgtaaataaaaacagaatgcgataatgtgcaaagcatggaaaccctatatttcattgaaattagtacaaagacaacataacaaatgttgaaactgagaaattgcattgttttttgaaaaatatatgctcattttgaatttgatgtcagcaacacatctcaaaaaagttgggacaggggcatgtttaccactgtgttgcatcacctctacttttaacaacactctgtaaatatttgggaactgaggaggccagttgctgtagttttgaaagagaaatgttgtcccatttttgcctgatacacaatttcagttgctcaacaatttggggtctcctttgtcatattttgtgcttcataatgtaccaaatgttttaaatgggagacaggtctggactacaggcaggccagtttagcactcagactcttttactatggagccatgcagttttaatacgtgcagaaagcggtttggcattgtcttgctgaaagaaggaaggccttccctgaaaaagattttgtctggatggcagcatattgttctgaaatgtgtttatatcattcagcattaatgatgccttcccagatattCAAGCTACTCAtgttatgtgcactaatgcaccctcataccattacagatgctggcttttgaatggTCTGGATGACCGGAGGGCCCCTCTCCTCTtttgcctggaggatgtggtgtccatgatttctaaaatgaatttctacttttgattcatcagacctcaagacaattttccactttgcctcagtccattgtaaaagagcgcaggcccagagaaggtggcaatgtttctgtatgttgtttatatttggttttaacttgtatttgtggacgcagcaatgaactgttttcacagacgatggttttctgaagtgttcctgagcccatccagtgatttccactacagacacatgtctgcttttaatgcagtgttgcctgagggcctgaagatcacaggcatccactgtcagttttcagccttgtctcttgcatacagagatttctccagattctctgaatcttttaatgatattatggaccacagatgatgtgatccccaaattctttggaattttacactgaggaatgttattaaattgttgcactgtttgcccacacagtctttcacagagcggtgaacccctccccatctttacttctgagagactccgcctctctgggatgctctttttatacccaatcatgttactgacctgttactaattaaccaaattagttttttttagcattaaattacacaactttttcagtcttttgttgccccatcccaacttttctgaaatgtgttgcttacatcaaattcaaaatgagtatatgtttttcaaaaaacagtaaaatttctcagtttgaacatttggtatgttatctttgtactattttcaatgaaatatagagtttccatgatttacaagtcttcacattctttttttaatttatgttttagacaatgtctcaactttttttcaaattggggttgtacaatcttGGAAATATTGACATGAATTTTAGAATTTCTTAGAATTTGGTGTGTCTGCCTTTTTCTTTAATGACAGTGTGCAGTCGATTCTAAAATCTTCTATTTACTTCTATCTTTAAATGGAAAAAAATCCCAGATTTAAGTCTGGTCTCAGATATTATAAACAGGATTTATGAAAAGCCCTTTTCACATGTAGGATATTTGGATCACAGTTTACTTTGTATGGCGATGCACAGTCCAGTAGGGGTGGAGATATGGCCTTTAAATAATAAcacaatatttcatttcattcatctcattatctctagccgctttatcctgtcctacagggtcgcaggcaagctggagcctatcccagctgactacgggcgaaaggcggggtacaccctggacaagtcgccaggtcatcacagggctgacacatagacacagacaacaattcacactcacattcacacctacggtcaatttagagtcaccagttaacctaacctgcatgtcttgggggaaaccggagcacccggaggaaacccacgcggacacggggagaacatgcaaactccacacagaaaggccctcgccggccacggggctcgaacctggaccttcttgctgtgaggcgacagcgctaaccactataccaccgtgccgccccacaatatTTCAGTAGATGTAAATTAATTTCTAGGCAAATATGAACAAATGTTATCATTTCTAAAAGTTGATGATTTAATCTGCTCTTTAATATATAGATTTTGGGCAATATTGAGTTTAAATGGAATAGGGTACTGAATCAAAAGCATTTTATTATATTAAACTTACCAATGAAGTTATAGATACACTTTGGCTTGTCTCTCCAGTGCACTCCCAGAAAGTATACAGGTACCCCAGTGAGCATGATGACCAGTCCCACTCCACAGACCACAGGTTCTGAGTGCAGACTGAAGCCCAGCAGAAGGACCCAGAACAGGAGGTAACACACCGGAACCAACAAACTCACCTGTGCACAGGACACAAGAAGATATCAGATGTGATTCGATGCAATTAGCCACTGGAGAAATTCAAATTGTTCATTCATGTAATTTTTCTAAAAGCGTATTAAAACTTTAAAAGTGTTCCAGTTATGCTCTTGGAAGTGTTCTGCTGTAGATTGCTagttcaattttatttttatagtgccttTACCATCGACAGTCACAATGCAGCCTTACAGACATCCAGATTCAATTCCCTAATGTCCCTAACGTGCCTCTAGTggtagtggcaaggaaaaattccctgagacaacacgaggaagaactttgcggaggaaccagactcacaaaggaacccatcctcttttGGATAAAGGGATTATAAATCATCACAACATACAGGTGTAGAACAGTAAAGGCAAACAAATAAtaagtgtgttgaaaggatgttcatTATGATTTATTGTGAATAAGACTCCTGGGGTGAGCACAGTACAGTATTTATGACTACAGGAGCAGTTCTTAGAAGGTATAAATTTACAGTATCCAGTCTATTACACTATCAGCAGAATTGAACACTGAGGTGTTTTCTCATTTGTGCACCAATGTCATTCTGTTACCACAACATCTTAGATATGACACATAAAGAAGCACCTTGGCATTATTTTCTGAATAGAGGCTTGTTTTAATGATACCTTGATAGGCCTGTACAGGTTTGGCTTCTTCCACCTGTAATACAGCAAGCCAGCAATAGTGACTCCATAGGAGAGGTAGTTGATGAAGGACACATAGTTTATAAGGTTATGTGTTTCACCAATGCACATGATTACAATTGTGGCAGTGCACTGCATAAGAATATGAGAGAAAACAAGAAGAATGGAGACAGGATGAGAAACAGAGGGACAAAGGCAAATGAAAATGTTAGAACTTGATGATACCAAACTGATGGTAAACCAtgatcaaaacaaagtattttgtatGTTATGTAACAACTTACACAGACAAGCAGGGCTGGAATTGGGGTGCAGCTCTTAAAGTGAATCATCGCTAGTAAGCTGGGTAAATGTCCTTCTCTTGCACCAGAGAAACAAAGTCTGAacgtgcacagagagagagagagaaatatataATCACTCTCACATACAAAAAACATTTACCAGTAGGCAAGCATTTTCAGGAAAATTCCCTTTTTTGAGTGAGGGCAGAATGGAAAGATTTGAGAGCGATTATTGATAAGAAGTCGGACTCCAAAGTTCATTTCCATAGTAAATCAGGGTATACACAACCTCTCTCAAATCTCTCACTTCCAACTTtaaccttatctcatctcatctcattatctgtagccgctttatccttctacagggtcgcaggcaagctggagcctatcccagctgactacgggcgaaaggcggggtacaccctggacaagtcgccaggtcatcacagggctgacacatagacacagacaaccattcacactcacattcacacctatggtcaatttagagtcaccagttaacctaacctgcatgtctttggactgtgggggaaaccggagcacccggaggaaacccacgcggacacggggagaacatgcaaactccacacagaaaggccctcgccggccccggggctcgaacccaggaccttcttgctgtgaggcgacagcgctaaccactacaccaccgtgccgcccaactttaACCTTATGATTGAATAAATCAGTGTCGACGATGAAGTGTTCATTGAAACACTACATTCTATTATAAGTTATTGAAACTGAGATTAAACCCATTCAATTCAGGTGAGACATCAAATGAGGTAATAAAAATAAGAACtcaataataaatttaaaaataccTTTGATGTTGGGAAGCCCAACATTGTTGCCTCACAACTCAAGGGCCCTGgtgtgatcctgagctcaggttatgaactcaggttactgtctgttggTTTCtatgttctccagtttcctcccacttcccAAAACTCGCCAGTAGGCTTCCTGGCTATGATAAACTGCCCCTAGGTTTGTATGAGTGTGTAAAtgtatggtgccctgtgatgtacCCTGGTATCCCATCCATGGTATAGTTCTACCTTGCCCCAGAGTCCCTGGAATAATCTCTAGATTGACCAAAACCCTGAccaggttactgaagatgaatgactgGGTATGCTGGGTTCTGATTTTGGGACATCagcatgggaattaaaaaaaaatttatatatatatatatatatatatatatatatatataaagcggaCCCCATTTTGAGAATCACTGCACGACACTCACACTGACTGTAAGTCACTGAACTTCCAGAAGGGGGCAGCATaacatttcactatattcaatcaCATATCTTctaaagggcggcacagtggtgtagtgattagtgctgtcgcctcacagcaagaaggtccgggttcgagccccgtggccggcgagggcctttctgtgcggagtttgcatgttctccctgtgtctgcgtgggtttcctctgggtgctccggtttcccccacagtccaaagacatgcagttaggttaactggtgactctaaattgagcgtaggtgtgaatgtctatgaatggttgtctcaatgtgtcagccctgtgatgacctggcgacttgtccagggtgtaccccgcctttcacccgtagtcagctgggataggctccagcttgcctgcgaccctgtagaacaggataaagcggctagagataatgagatgagatgagctatctTCTAAGAGAGAGAAGTAGTGGGATGACTGAGCTGACCTGGATGAGGTGAAGAGATAGCCATTGATCCCGCCAAATGTGGAGAGTGCCACAGAGATGGGAATGATTGTGGAGAACATTCCAAGCAGCTTCTCTCCAAATGTCTGTTGGACATAAGTGTCAGAATGTAGCACATCCTCAAGACAATCACTAATGAGATGTCAGCTGTAAGAATGAGATGGGGTATATAACCTAAAGTTCTGGAAATTATGTGCAATCACATACCGTAGAATAGACTTTTAAACCTAGCCACTAGTTAGAATCTCTGGGTGAACAGCTTGTGAGAGGGAAGAACGTGTTGTGTACTTACTACGGCCACAGCATTAGAGGACAACAGCTCATCTGGGGACATGGAGGAGAAGTAGGCGATATTCGTGAGCGTGTACACAAAGGTCACCAGTGGAATGGAGATGTAAATCGCACGTGGAAGGTTCCTGATGAAACAACAGCACTGCTGTTATAACATTACACTGCACAGCTGACAAGAATATTGTTCAACAGCACTTGTGTGTGTAAAGTATTTCAGATATATGGAAAAAATACAGCAAGATGTAAATATTTAGGGATTCTCCTCTGCAGCTACCATCACTGGCACATAAAACATCACCCATTGAGAATGTGCAAAATATAGAGACAATGTGTTTATCATCTTCAGTCAAACAGCTAACGGGCACATTTTGAGAACTTGTTGCTGTCGGATAAGCCTTTAGATTGAATGCCACCAAAAACATTACACAAAATTTCATGAAACTCATAGACATATAAatatagacgccgcattctgtgtagaatcatacgtcatcctcgccgccatattggatgtggcaaagtggagattcttcaaccatctctggtatagcgtctagacaatagccaagaataaagatgcctcattcatatgctgcgtttaactgtaccaacaggtttaccgtccaaacgagatcacatgggattacctttcacaggtgagactggaaaaatacttttcattgtatttggtcattataacgtaattttacgaacagatttttctgactttgtggctaatatgaagtctcgcgcataatagccgctcggtgaaacctgtctccaaacaacgaagtatgatgaatgtttttaacctttctgaatgtgaaggaatcagtgatgtattttgttttggtatgacgttagaacctggccaaactcagtttggcgctcattcagctcactttattcaacgagagtaggtctgtgtggtgactcaataaataaaacagtaaatttttattttcattcactgtttccagtttttccactatttatcatattcagtcttgtaggttggttattgtggcctcaggttttggtagcttgctacggtatgctttttttttttaaagatttttttggggcttttttcacctttattggataggacagtgcagagacaggacaggaaatgagcgggagagagagacggggagggatcgggaaatgaccttgggtcggaatcgaacccaggtccccggatttatggtatggcgccttagccaccttgaTAACAGCTAATATAACATTATAATACATTTATCCTTGATAACAGCTAATATAACATTATCAACACCATTATACAAAACACTCAATATGTCTGGAGTCCATGCTCACCTCCTGGGATCCACCACCTCTTCCGTGACGTAATTGAGAAAGTTCCAGCCACTAAAGGCAAAGGAGGCCTGAAGGAACGCCAGAGCAATCTGCCCCACTGATGGTGTCTTATAAAATTCAAATGCTATTTGTGGTGTAAGACCCTTGTAATTGCCTGAGGAGATAGGACAGTATACCACCGTTTACATTTATCTGTCTGAGGAtatttaaactaaaaaaaaaaaagccattaggATAATCCTTTTCTTAGGGATCCCACTTGAAACCTTGTTTACAATAGCACCATTCAGTGGCTAAGGCCAGCACACAGCAATATCATAATTATTCTACATTACAATATTCTACTGAACATACCTATTCAACTTAGTCATATTTCCCATTAACATTCATAGGTAAGGATAATTAAATGGTATGTGGTGCTACAATGGTCTCACCTTCGTAGATCTGAAGCAGTCCCACAACTATAATGAGGCCCAGGGCCAGGAGCTTCCCGACAGTGAAGATATCCTGGATGCGTGTGGCCAGACGCACACTGAAGCAGTTCACCCATGTGAGAAATACTGCAAACACagttacacacaaacacacgaaaCATTAGATCTCCAAGAGGAAAGTGGGCTCAATTGTATATAATTTTGTCTGCACAAATTATTAGATGACATGATACCTGGACACTCTCAGCCACAAAACATCAATGCTAAGTTAGCCAGCTAGTTAACTTTGCTAGTTCTAGATAAACAAAATCTTGATAGGAATGATGTACTGTGATATTTGTAATATTACATCCTTTAAAGTACTAATGATTTGGCTTTAAAAGGTATGTTCCCTTTGATAGGAGTGCATGCATCAAAGGGCTTGAATGGCTTTGAGATGCACTACTGACATATAAAACACCAGTTTCAATTTTATAAGCATTTTCAAAAATTACTGCAAATACAAACATGATTCTTTGCTTCTTTTCAGAGTTTTTGCACATAGTTAGGTGTACACCTTAAATCTATGATAGTCAACTGCAATTTGGAGTCACAAGGAGAGTaactcctacagtggtgcttgaaagtttgtgaaccctttagaattttctatatttctgcataaatatgacctaaaacatcatcagattttcacacaagtcctaaaagtagataaagagaacccaattaaacaaatgagacaataatattatacttggtcatttatttattgaggaaaatgatccaatattgcatatctgggagtggcaaaagtatatgaacctttgctttcagtatctggtgtgacccccttgtgcagcaataactgcaactaaacatttgcggtaactgttgatcagtcctgcacaccggcttggaggaattttagcccattcctccgtacagaacagcttcaactctgggatgatggtgggtttcctcacatgaactgctcgcttcaggtccttccacaacattttgattggattaaggtcaggactttgacttggccattccaaaacattaactttattcttcttttaccattctttggtagaacgacttgtgtgcttagggtcgttgtcttgctgcatgacccaccttctcttgagattcagttcatggacagatgttctgacattttcctttaaaattcactggtataattcagaattaattgttccatcaatgataacaAGCCATCctgccccagatgcagcaaaacaggcccaaaccatgatactaccaccaccatgtttcacagatgggataaggtttttatggtggaatgcagtgttttcctttctccaaacataagacttctcatttcaaccaaaaagttctattttggtctcatccatccacaaaacatttttctaatagccttctaaggctacatccacacgacaacggcaacgagctttaaaaaaaaaatatatcgcgtccacatgggcaacggatcagtaaaatatcaggtac from the Neoarius graeffei isolate fNeoGra1 chromosome 2, fNeoGra1.pri, whole genome shotgun sequence genome contains:
- the slc7a10b gene encoding asc-type amino acid transporter 1 translates to MHGAERQRNTKHKAEAQPSTMTGGEVKCDPIPERVTLKKEIGLLSACTIIIGNIIGSGIFISPKGVLEHSGSVGLALVVWTLGGGIAALGSLCYAELGVTIPKSGGDYSYVTEIFGGLVGFLLLWSAVLIMYPTTLAVIALTFSNYVLQPAFPNCVPPYMATRMLSAVCILFLTWVNCFSVRLATRIQDIFTVGKLLALGLIIVVGLLQIYEGNYKGLTPQIAFEFYKTPSVGQIALAFLQASFAFSGWNFLNYVTEEVVDPRRNLPRAIYISIPLVTFVYTLTNIAYFSSMSPDELLSSNAVAVTFGEKLLGMFSTIIPISVALSTFGGINGYLFTSSRLCFSGAREGHLPSLLAMIHFKSCTPIPALLVCCTATIVIMCIGETHNLINYVSFINYLSYGVTIAGLLYYRWKKPNLYRPIKVSLLVPVCYLLFWVLLLGFSLHSEPVVCGVGLVIMLTGVPVYFLGVHWRDKPKCIYNFIEWATYLGQRVFFVVFPQVDPTEEITPREWTDKSSAVSKTSGPV